A genomic region of Ignavibacteriota bacterium contains the following coding sequences:
- the dinB gene encoding DNA polymerase IV, giving the protein MNVFIPGRADECIFFSLFNFDLIMRTIFHLDLDSFFVSVERILNPSLIGKPVIVGADPQYGRGVVAACSYESRKFGVHSGMPIKQAYQLCPKGIYINGSHGEYGKYSKSVKRILENYAPLIEQASVDEFYMDFTGTKNIYGSMYMLAVKIQKEIEAKLLLPSSIGIGSNKTIAKICSDYAKPKGVTYIIPGMEKEFLSPLPIETIPGVGKKTLPDLHLKGIYKIGDITKLSEDYLIAAFGKYGSSLWRKANGEGSEYLNPPTERKSVSKERTYGKDENNRAEAEHTLFKLTGQVCQLIRNKNWQTSTISIKLRYSDFVTLTRAKTIKPTDDDKIIFETAVKLLRKADTRRVSIRLIGIHLTNFNEFTEQEEIFENDEVKRKKMFRAVTKIRDKFGYSSIQLGGILTNKRNVDAHYFGMR; this is encoded by the coding sequence ATGAATGTTTTTATCCCGGGCAGAGCCGATGAATGTATTTTCTTTTCACTTTTTAACTTTGACTTAATTATGCGTACAATATTTCATTTAGATCTCGATTCATTTTTTGTTTCAGTTGAAAGAATCCTTAATCCATCTTTAATTGGCAAACCGGTTATTGTTGGCGCCGATCCTCAATACGGAAGAGGCGTTGTCGCGGCGTGTTCTTATGAATCAAGAAAATTTGGGGTTCATTCCGGAATGCCTATTAAACAAGCTTATCAGCTTTGTCCAAAAGGAATTTATATTAATGGAAGTCATGGTGAGTATGGAAAATATTCAAAGTCGGTTAAACGGATTTTAGAAAATTACGCTCCGTTAATTGAGCAGGCTTCCGTTGATGAATTTTATATGGATTTTACCGGCACAAAAAATATTTATGGTTCAATGTATATGCTGGCGGTAAAAATTCAAAAAGAAATTGAAGCAAAACTTCTGCTGCCGAGTTCAATAGGAATAGGAAGCAATAAAACGATTGCAAAAATTTGTTCCGATTACGCAAAGCCGAAAGGTGTAACTTATATAATTCCGGGAATGGAAAAAGAATTTCTATCACCGCTTCCTATTGAAACAATTCCCGGCGTTGGCAAAAAAACTTTACCCGATCTGCACTTAAAAGGAATTTATAAAATCGGCGATATAACAAAACTTTCGGAAGATTATTTAATTGCCGCATTTGGCAAATACGGCTCGTCGCTTTGGAGAAAAGCAAACGGTGAAGGAAGCGAATATCTTAATCCACCTACCGAAAGAAAAAGTGTTTCAAAAGAAAGAACTTACGGAAAAGATGAAAATAATAGAGCGGAAGCTGAGCATACGCTTTTTAAGTTAACCGGACAAGTATGCCAACTGATACGAAATAAAAATTGGCAAACATCTACAATAAGTATAAAATTGCGCTATTCTGATTTTGTAACTTTAACTAGAGCAAAAACAATTAAGCCTACCGATGATGACAAAATAATTTTTGAAACGGCGGTAAAACTTTTGCGTAAAGCCGATACCAGAAGAGTAAGTATTCGTTTGATTGGAATTCATCTTACAAACTTTAATGAATTTACGGAACAAGAAGAAATTTTTGAAAATGATGAAGTTAAAAGAAAAAAAATGTTTAGAGCGGTTACAAAAATACGCGACAAATTTGGATATTCTTCAATTCAATTGGGCGGAATATTGACCAACAAAAGAAACGTAGACGCTCATTATTTTGGAATGAGAT
- a CDS encoding septation protein SpoVG family protein produces MKINRMNLYNGNSKTAAFFDVETDEGIIIKGFTLVESSNGLFVSSPSEKGKDGKYYDRIIMSGELKNQLNDIAVSHFNNLQNN; encoded by the coding sequence ATGAAAATAAATAGAATGAACCTTTATAACGGCAACAGTAAAACCGCGGCTTTTTTTGATGTAGAAACAGATGAAGGCATTATCATTAAAGGTTTTACTTTGGTGGAAAGTTCAAACGGACTTTTTGTAAGTTCGCCGAGCGAAAAAGGTAAAGACGGTAAATATTACGATAGAATTATAATGTCTGGCGAATTAAAAAATCAACTTAATGATATCGCGGTTTCTCATTTTAATAATCTGCAGAATAATTAA
- a CDS encoding DUF5131 family protein: MNIKDQCEEGNVPFFFKQWGTWGADEIKRNKKANGRKLQGRIWESFPKVA, encoded by the coding sequence ATAAACATTAAAGATCAATGTGAAGAAGGGAATGTTCCCTTTTTCTTTAAGCAATGGGGAACTTGGGGAGCCGACGAAATCAAAAGGAATAAAAAAGCCAATGGGAGAAAACTTCAAGGCAGAATCTGGGAAAGTTTTCCTAAAGTTGCATAA
- a CDS encoding DUF72 domain-containing protein — protein MQNPKLYVGTAGWSYKDWVPSFYPCEQSKELSWLTYYSRYFNMVEVNSTYYTYLAPGIVKGWLRQTEDTNEFLFTVKLHQDFTHKRQYGDEQIEAVHQNLNILKEAEKLGGLLLQFPYSFDFNEANVDYLRGLIEKFEGYEKFVEVRHKSWNNKNAKTITFCTIDQPQIGEAIEFKTIIGNNAAYIRFHGRNEEAWKKSLSNFGKKQTYEEQSARYEYLYSPGELAEIDQKIKEVYDKVKKVFVVMNNHPHGNAVANAFEILHLLKERAKIKMPPTIIKAYPRLKEFAKN, from the coding sequence ATGCAAAATCCAAAACTTTACGTAGGCACGGCAGGCTGGTCATATAAAGACTGGGTGCCGAGCTTTTATCCGTGCGAACAATCCAAGGAACTTAGCTGGCTAACATATTATTCACGTTATTTTAATATGGTAGAAGTAAACTCTACTTACTACACATATTTGGCTCCGGGAATTGTAAAAGGCTGGCTGCGGCAAACAGAAGATACCAATGAATTTTTGTTTACCGTAAAACTTCATCAAGATTTTACGCATAAACGTCAATACGGCGATGAACAAATTGAAGCGGTTCACCAAAATCTTAATATTTTGAAAGAAGCTGAAAAACTTGGCGGGTTATTGCTGCAATTTCCTTATTCATTTGATTTTAATGAAGCTAATGTAGATTACTTGCGCGGACTTATAGAAAAATTTGAAGGTTATGAAAAATTTGTGGAAGTAAGACATAAATCATGGAACAACAAAAACGCGAAGACAATAACTTTCTGTACAATTGATCAGCCGCAAATAGGAGAAGCAATTGAGTTTAAGACAATAATAGGGAACAATGCCGCTTATATCAGGTTTCACGGTAGAAATGAAGAAGCGTGGAAAAAATCACTAAGTAATTTTGGTAAGAAGCAAACTTACGAAGAACAAAGCGCACGTTATGAATATCTATATTCTCCCGGAGAGTTAGCGGAGATTGATCAAAAGATTAAAGAAGTATATGATAAAGTTAAAAAAGTTTTTGTCGTTATGAACAACCACCCGCATGGAAATGCCGTTGCAAATGCGTTTGAGATTCTCCATCTTTTAAAAGAAAGAGCAAAAATTAAAATGCCGCCTACAATTATAAAAGCTTACCCGAGATTAAAAGAGTTTGCGAAGAATTAG
- a CDS encoding DinB family protein gives MKEGLIEQLKTQELFFMNTISCLEETDSSFKPKEEMYTVAQHIGHAAETIDWFLEGAFGSKGFDMNFEDYGERMKKYKSFDESVKYFKDATAKGIENLKAIPDAELMAPITGEIMTGAPKMAVVGAIGDHTAHHRGALAVYARLLNKVPQMPYGG, from the coding sequence ATGAAAGAAGGTTTAATTGAACAACTAAAAACACAAGAACTATTTTTTATGAACACAATTAGTTGTTTGGAAGAAACTGATTCAAGTTTTAAACCAAAAGAAGAAATGTATACAGTGGCTCAGCATATTGGTCATGCAGCAGAAACAATTGATTGGTTTTTAGAAGGAGCTTTTGGCAGCAAAGGTTTTGACATGAACTTTGAAGATTACGGTGAAAGAATGAAAAAGTATAAATCTTTTGATGAAAGCGTAAAATATTTTAAAGACGCAACCGCAAAAGGAATTGAAAATTTAAAAGCTATTCCCGATGCAGAATTAATGGCGCCGATTACCGGAGAAATAATGACCGGTGCGCCAAAAATGGCAGTAGTTGGAGCAATTGGAGATCACACTGCTCATCATAGAGGAGCTTTAGCCGTTTATGCAAGATTATTAAACAAAGTTCCGCAAATGCCATACGGCGGTTAA
- a CDS encoding YjbQ family protein: MNYQTEITLKQVSRGFHIVTRDIENAIPEMKNIKVGLANIFIKHTSASLTINENVSSDVRRDMEKYFNNIVSEKITYFEHTYEGPDDMPAHIKASLLGPSLTIPIKDGRLNLGTWQGIYLCEHRDYGGSRRIVITVMGE, from the coding sequence ATGAATTACCAAACAGAAATAACTTTAAAGCAAGTAAGCCGCGGATTTCACATAGTTACTCGCGATATTGAGAATGCGATTCCCGAAATGAAAAATATAAAGGTTGGATTGGCTAACATTTTTATCAAGCATACATCGGCATCTTTAACAATAAATGAAAACGTTTCTTCCGATGTCCGCAGAGATATGGAAAAATATTTTAATAATATTGTTTCTGAAAAGATCACTTATTTTGAACATACATATGAAGGGCCGGATGACATGCCTGCTCACATAAAAGCTTCGCTGCTAGGACCATCACTAACAATTCCAATTAAAGATGGAAGATTAAACTTAGGCACTTGGCAGGGAATTTATCTTTGTGAACATAGAGATTACGGCGGCTCAAGAAGAATTGTAATTACCGTAATGGGTGAATAA
- a CDS encoding methylated-DNA--[protein]-cysteine S-methyltransferase encodes MPKYITSLRSPIGKIKLTGDEDSVSSILFVFDDTEMEAENPSSVLLHCKKELSEYFSGKRNNFTVPVKQEGTEFQQKVWSELLKIPYGKTVSYNFVAESLGDKKAIRAVGAANGRNQISIIVPCHRVIGSDGSLTGYAGGLWRKKWLLDHEKEFSGGEAQMEMF; translated from the coding sequence ATGCCTAAATACATTACTTCCCTCCGCTCTCCAATCGGTAAAATAAAACTAACCGGAGATGAAGACTCTGTTTCTTCAATACTTTTTGTTTTTGACGATACTGAAATGGAAGCTGAAAATCCAAGCTCGGTATTGCTTCACTGCAAAAAAGAATTGTCGGAATATTTTTCCGGAAAGAGAAATAACTTCACAGTTCCGGTCAAGCAAGAGGGAACGGAATTCCAGCAGAAAGTATGGAGCGAATTGCTTAAAATTCCTTACGGCAAAACGGTATCCTACAATTTTGTCGCGGAATCATTAGGCGATAAAAAAGCAATAAGGGCGGTGGGAGCCGCAAACGGCAGAAATCAAATTTCTATTATTGTTCCTTGTCACAGAGTAATTGGCAGCGACGGAAGTTTAACAGGTTATGCCGGAGGACTGTGGAGAAAGAAATGGCTGCTCGATCATGAAAAAGAATTTTCCGGCGGCGAAGCACAAATGGAGATGTTTTGA
- a CDS encoding GxxExxY protein has translation MTENEISKKVIGLAIELHKRIGPGLLESVYENALAYDLKEEGLKVIQQVPMPFEYKEVKLDVSYRLDLLVENKVIIEIKSVENLAPVHYSQLLTYLKLSNLKLGLLINFNTKLLKNGIHRIVNNL, from the coding sequence ATGACGGAAAATGAAATTTCTAAAAAGGTAATTGGTCTTGCAATTGAGCTTCATAAAAGAATAGGACCGGGCTTGTTAGAATCTGTATATGAAAATGCGTTAGCTTATGATTTAAAAGAAGAGGGATTAAAAGTTATACAACAAGTTCCAATGCCTTTTGAATATAAAGAAGTGAAATTAGATGTTAGTTATAGATTAGATTTATTAGTTGAAAATAAAGTCATAATTGAAATAAAATCAGTTGAGAATTTAGCTCCTGTACATTATTCACAATTACTTACATATCTCAAATTATCAAACTTAAAATTAGGGTTATTGATTAATTTCAATACTAAATTACTCAAAAATGGAATTCATAGAATTGTTAATAATTTATAA
- the lexA gene encoding repressor LexA — protein MPKELTKTQQKILEFLAESKTNGFMPTLAEIAKKFGYNNRSTAQQHLNAIEKKGYIKRNSKLSRGIELLLEDKFFIPKPILGEVAAGNPLTIYPDAIDTIELPTIAHMPKDSFLLRVKGESLKDAYIFSGDVVIVNPNLEPVNGKIVVAILDDAAVVKRFFKKANSIELHSENPEFEPIIIKKNYVNFKIVGIVVGIYRSMETMAG, from the coding sequence ATGCCTAAAGAATTAACAAAAACCCAGCAGAAAATTTTAGAATTTTTAGCTGAATCAAAAACTAATGGTTTTATGCCGACCTTAGCTGAAATTGCGAAAAAGTTTGGTTACAATAACAGATCAACTGCTCAGCAGCATTTGAATGCAATAGAGAAAAAGGGATATATTAAACGTAATTCCAAACTTTCCAGGGGAATTGAACTTTTGCTTGAAGATAAGTTCTTTATTCCCAAACCAATACTTGGTGAAGTTGCCGCGGGAAATCCGCTTACAATTTACCCGGACGCAATTGATACAATTGAACTTCCTACAATTGCGCACATGCCTAAAGATTCATTTCTGCTTCGCGTAAAAGGGGAAAGTTTAAAGGATGCATACATTTTTAGCGGAGATGTGGTAATTGTAAATCCAAATTTGGAACCGGTAAACGGAAAAATTGTTGTTGCAATTTTAGATGATGCCGCGGTTGTGAAGAGATTTTTTAAGAAAGCAAATTCAATTGAATTGCATTCGGAAAATCCGGAGTTTGAACCAATAATAATTAAAAAGAATTATGTTAACTTTAAAATAGTGGGAATAGTTGTCGGAATATACAGAAGTATGGAGACAATGGCTGGGTAA
- a CDS encoding response regulator, whose amino-acid sequence MTITEQILNLLELNENIPALVLNHNADVVAKNDVWSKFFGKAEAGKSFYTVFDKNTSLLVKSSLIDVKTFLKVKTREIRFLISNEIKNYQLIISPFKIQNNLYFYLLVYNESHKNNFIVYPTLDDFSYTKKYEYIFNLLSSSKTEEQVLEVLKDHIDIAKEPIALKEKSDLILMNLSFKAFMMPEETKSIVPLNHRIKTSELLLLLYSLEKEIFGSQNFYIIENTFSKSKNYAESNKILVFPFIRNEKTLIIGKINLDSDQEETPKSEVLSTEISQIKSVNPTIIYDANNFEILDANNESAKIYGYNLDEFKSKNLIELFPPEEMQKLLSPILTQINIEYTQLKKDGSRIKVKVQRESAVWKSRNAMIETIQMINENDNMNVDEQIPNEIKQVIDKNEIIEIAETEEHIALDEVKEFDNSILEISENDNVQNNEEILEEENIEDEPIDEQTFEEIDTEEKLVEDIFEEKKSDILEVANNESEDTGPEVKVEAIIPENKSNLLEEKKVRKEISPFLSLLFHELLTPVNVILGFVQEIIDSIENLTEEQEESAKIIKENQLLLLSTMNSAVQYAKLEENLIPIKIEDFDFKNHLIDIQDNLFKVSEKESIKAEFSKTFEQLSLKNDKQKLLVAINYFIKFAVNLTDTKEIFISLTSESDNLIISAKDKVSGISDNFLKNILEILNVQKNYEKNNLGISSIDVKLSQKLNEIVHAKVISKTIGNENVAAFVVPVNYENFAKGDIAETITSNIPVIKNVDVEIKEEIITDLNEENVDNAVEVVETINEEIIVENEPSEIATDVILDENSEVKLEDTNVTLDDAVIEEESHEIISDQINADDQGPETAQDLEETIIEDFSEEDNLGKEIEVYDESASLNKFDISSISCLFIDDSIDSQLLLQSQLYDLKKLSLASNLIEALPLLEKFTFDLIIVDVNLNHKFNGFDALKIIRQFNDYKNTPIVALTAYPFENDRERFLKFGFSDYFIKPLLRDKLMQFIERIFS is encoded by the coding sequence ATGACTATAACCGAACAAATATTGAATCTTCTTGAACTAAATGAAAATATTCCGGCATTGGTTTTAAATCATAATGCGGATGTTGTCGCTAAAAATGATGTTTGGTCAAAGTTTTTTGGAAAAGCAGAAGCTGGTAAAAGTTTCTATACAGTGTTCGATAAAAATACTTCTTTATTGGTTAAAAGCAGTTTGATTGACGTTAAAACTTTTTTAAAAGTTAAAACTCGCGAAATACGTTTCTTAATTTCTAATGAGATTAAAAATTACCAATTGATAATCTCGCCATTTAAAATTCAAAACAATTTATATTTTTATTTGCTGGTTTATAATGAAAGCCATAAAAACAATTTTATTGTTTATCCAACATTAGATGATTTCAGTTATACCAAAAAGTATGAATATATTTTTAATCTTCTTTCAAGCAGCAAAACTGAAGAACAAGTTTTGGAAGTTCTTAAAGATCACATAGATATTGCAAAAGAACCGATTGCATTAAAAGAAAAATCAGATTTAATTTTAATGAATTTGAGTTTCAAAGCATTTATGATGCCGGAAGAAACAAAAAGTATTGTCCCGTTAAACCATAGAATTAAAACCAGTGAACTTTTATTGCTGCTTTATTCATTAGAAAAAGAAATTTTCGGATCACAAAATTTTTATATAATAGAGAATACTTTTTCTAAATCTAAAAATTATGCCGAAAGCAATAAGATCTTGGTCTTTCCATTTATCAGAAATGAAAAAACATTAATAATCGGTAAAATAAATTTAGATTCCGATCAAGAAGAAACTCCCAAAAGTGAAGTACTGAGCACTGAAATATCGCAAATTAAAAGTGTTAACCCGACAATAATTTATGACGCAAATAATTTTGAAATTTTAGATGCGAACAATGAAAGTGCTAAAATTTACGGTTATAATTTAGATGAATTCAAATCAAAAAATTTGATTGAACTTTTTCCGCCCGAAGAAATGCAGAAATTATTGAGTCCTATTTTAACGCAAATAAATATTGAATATACACAGCTTAAAAAAGACGGAAGCAGAATAAAAGTTAAAGTTCAAAGAGAAAGTGCTGTTTGGAAAAGCAGAAATGCAATGATTGAAACGATACAGATGATTAATGAAAATGATAATATGAATGTTGATGAACAAATTCCAAATGAAATAAAGCAAGTTATTGATAAAAATGAAATTATTGAAATTGCTGAGACTGAAGAACATATTGCTCTTGATGAAGTTAAAGAATTTGATAATAGTATATTAGAAATATCTGAAAATGATAATGTTCAAAACAACGAAGAAATTTTAGAAGAAGAAAATATTGAAGATGAACCGATTGATGAACAGACATTTGAAGAAATTGATACCGAAGAAAAATTGGTTGAGGATATTTTTGAAGAAAAAAAATCAGATATTTTAGAAGTAGCGAATAACGAGTCGGAAGATACCGGACCGGAAGTAAAAGTTGAAGCAATTATTCCGGAAAATAAATCAAATTTATTGGAAGAAAAAAAGGTACGAAAAGAAATTTCCCCCTTTCTGTCATTGTTATTCCATGAATTACTTACTCCGGTAAATGTAATTTTGGGTTTTGTTCAAGAAATTATTGACAGTATTGAAAACCTTACAGAAGAACAGGAAGAATCGGCGAAGATAATCAAAGAAAATCAGCTGCTGCTTCTATCCACAATGAATTCTGCGGTGCAGTATGCAAAATTGGAAGAAAATTTAATCCCGATTAAAATCGAAGATTTCGATTTTAAGAACCATTTGATTGATATTCAAGATAATTTATTTAAAGTTTCCGAAAAGGAAAGCATTAAAGCTGAATTCTCCAAAACTTTTGAACAGCTTTCGCTTAAGAACGACAAACAAAAACTTTTAGTGGCAATAAATTATTTCATAAAATTTGCCGTTAATCTAACTGACACAAAAGAGATTTTCATTTCTTTAACTTCTGAATCTGATAATTTGATTATTTCAGCAAAGGATAAAGTTTCCGGAATTTCTGATAATTTCTTGAAAAATATTCTGGAGATTCTTAACGTTCAAAAAAATTATGAAAAAAATAATTTGGGCATATCTTCAATTGACGTTAAGCTTTCACAAAAACTAAACGAAATTGTTCACGCAAAAGTCATTAGTAAGACAATAGGAAATGAAAATGTTGCCGCGTTTGTTGTACCTGTTAATTATGAAAATTTTGCCAAAGGTGATATAGCTGAAACAATAACTTCAAATATCCCGGTTATTAAAAATGTTGACGTTGAAATTAAAGAAGAAATAATTACCGATCTTAATGAAGAGAATGTTGATAATGCGGTTGAAGTTGTTGAAACCATAAACGAAGAAATTATTGTTGAAAACGAACCAAGTGAAATTGCAACCGATGTTATATTAGATGAAAATTCCGAAGTTAAACTTGAAGATACAAATGTAACTTTAGATGATGCCGTTATTGAAGAAGAAAGTCATGAAATTATTTCTGATCAAATAAATGCCGATGATCAAGGACCGGAAACTGCGCAAGACCTGGAAGAAACAATTATTGAAGATTTCAGCGAAGAAGATAATTTAGGAAAAGAAATTGAAGTATATGATGAGTCCGCGTCTTTAAATAAATTTGATATTAGCAGTATTTCTTGCTTGTTTATTGATGATTCAATAGATTCTCAACTTTTACTTCAATCACAATTGTACGATTTGAAAAAATTAAGTTTAGCTTCTAACTTAATTGAAGCTTTACCGCTCTTGGAAAAATTTACATTTGATCTGATTATTGTTGATGTAAATCTTAACCATAAATTTAACGGATTTGACGCGTTAAAAATCATTCGTCAATTTAATGATTACAAAAATACCCCAATAGTTGCTCTTACCGCATATCCTTTTGAAAACGATAGGGAAAGATTTCTAAAATTCGGTTTTTCAGATTATTTTATTAAGCCTTTGTTGAGAGATAAACTGATGCAGTTTATTGAAAGAATTTTTTCTTAA
- a CDS encoding dipeptide epimerase — MKLSFKPYTLELKHTFTISSNSRTTTPVVLTQIEHEGNIGYGEASMPPYLGESHESVLRFLSKLNLEQFNDPFLIDDILDYVDKTDEKNTAAKASVDIALHDLVGKLLMKPWFKIWGYNKSKTPFTTFTIGIDKEEILKQKITEAEPYKILKIKLGSEDDKKLISTIRKFTNKPLAVDANQGWKAKDFALDLIYWLQEQNVQMIEQPMPKDKFDETAWLTENSPLPIFADEAVQRLSDVISAKGIYSGINIKLMKCTGMREANKMLNLAKSFGMKVMIGCMTETSCAISAAAQLSPQVDWADLDGNLLIKNDPYRGIEIIEGRIGLNESPGIGLL; from the coding sequence ATGAAACTATCATTCAAACCTTATACGCTTGAATTAAAACATACGTTTACAATTTCATCTAATTCAAGAACTACAACTCCGGTCGTGTTGACTCAAATAGAACACGAGGGAAATATCGGATACGGTGAAGCATCAATGCCGCCGTACTTAGGCGAATCGCATGAGTCTGTTTTAAGATTTTTATCTAAACTAAATTTAGAGCAATTTAATGATCCGTTTTTAATTGACGATATTCTTGATTACGTTGATAAAACAGATGAAAAAAATACCGCGGCAAAAGCTTCTGTTGATATTGCTCTCCATGATTTAGTTGGAAAGCTTTTAATGAAGCCTTGGTTTAAAATTTGGGGATATAATAAATCAAAAACGCCGTTTACAACTTTTACGATTGGAATTGACAAAGAAGAAATTCTAAAGCAAAAGATTACGGAAGCCGAACCATATAAAATTCTTAAGATAAAATTAGGCAGCGAAGACGATAAAAAACTTATCTCTACAATTAGAAAATTTACGAATAAACCACTTGCCGTTGATGCAAATCAAGGTTGGAAAGCAAAAGATTTTGCGCTTGATTTAATTTATTGGCTTCAAGAACAAAATGTTCAAATGATTGAACAGCCGATGCCGAAAGATAAATTTGATGAAACTGCTTGGCTGACGGAAAATAGTCCGCTTCCAATTTTTGCGGATGAAGCGGTTCAAAGATTAAGCGACGTTATTTCGGCAAAGGGAATTTATTCAGGAATAAATATAAAATTAATGAAATGTACCGGAATGAGAGAAGCCAATAAAATGCTGAATTTAGCAAAATCATTTGGAATGAAAGTAATGATTGGATGTATGACTGAAACTTCATGCGCAATTTCCGCCGCGGCTCAATTATCACCTCAAGTGGATTGGGCAGATTTAGACGGAAATCTTCTTATTAAAAATGATCCGTATAGAGGTATTGAAATAATTGAAGGAAGAATCGGACTTAATGAAAGTCCTGGAATTGGATTATTATAA
- a CDS encoding C40 family peptidase, which translates to MEQIENIILEIKKNYAPDKRVAVFNITSENKNGNVLLSGETDNSEALNELVYQLKLNEINYELNVKMLPDKNLGDKKFGIINLSVANLRTELGHSAEMATQALLGTVVKVLKSENNWYMIQTPDKYISWVDEDGILCVTEDEMKNWKESEKAIITKSNSEVFYNPNEKSEKISDLVLGDILKIVKIDKEFTKVEFSDLRQGFVKSEDLQNFKLWQSDTTASAEKVIADSKNFIGIPYLWGGTSSKGVDCSGFTKTVFYMNRIILPRDASQQVNAGEMVNTDSNFDNLQPGDLLFFGKKKSENQNEKITHVAIYLGDGKYIHSSGRVRYNSLFKDSDIFNEYRFNSFVKAKRILGNFDKGENLVKNNSFYN; encoded by the coding sequence ATGGAACAAATAGAAAACATCATTTTGGAGATTAAAAAAAATTATGCTCCGGATAAAAGAGTTGCCGTCTTTAATATTACCAGCGAAAATAAAAATGGAAATGTTTTATTGAGTGGAGAGACGGATAATTCAGAAGCATTAAATGAATTAGTTTACCAATTAAAATTAAATGAAATAAATTACGAACTGAACGTAAAAATGCTTCCTGATAAAAATCTTGGCGATAAAAAATTCGGAATAATTAATTTGTCGGTTGCAAATCTTAGAACTGAACTTGGACATTCTGCGGAAATGGCGACGCAAGCCTTACTTGGAACAGTTGTAAAAGTGTTAAAATCAGAAAATAATTGGTATATGATCCAAACACCCGATAAATATATTTCATGGGTGGATGAGGACGGAATTTTGTGCGTAACTGAAGATGAAATGAAAAATTGGAAGGAATCTGAAAAAGCAATAATAACAAAAAGTAATTCAGAAGTTTTTTATAATCCGAATGAAAAAAGTGAGAAAATTTCGGATTTGGTTTTGGGAGATATTTTAAAAATAGTTAAGATTGATAAAGAATTTACTAAAGTCGAATTTTCCGATTTGAGACAAGGTTTTGTAAAATCAGAAGATTTACAAAATTTCAAATTATGGCAGAGTGATACAACTGCTTCAGCTGAAAAAGTAATTGCTGATTCAAAAAATTTCATAGGAATTCCATATTTGTGGGGAGGAACTTCATCTAAAGGAGTTGACTGCAGCGGATTTACAAAAACCGTTTTTTATATGAACAGAATTATTTTACCGCGTGATGCTTCTCAACAAGTGAACGCCGGTGAAATGGTAAATACAGACTCAAATTTTGACAATCTTCAACCTGGTGATCTTTTATTTTTTGGAAAGAAAAAAAGTGAAAATCAAAATGAAAAAATTACACACGTTGCTATTTATCTAGGTGACGGGAAATATATTCATTCCTCGGGAAGAGTAAGATACAACAGTCTTTTCAAAGATTCGGATATTTTTAATGAATACAGATTTAATTCGTTTGTTAAAGCAAAACGAATTCTTGGAAATTTTGATAAAGGCGAAAATCTTGTTAAGAATAATTCATTCTACAATTAA
- a CDS encoding NrdH-redoxin, whose protein sequence is MSTTAQPKVIMFTTPTCSFCVSAKRYFREKNIKFTEVDVSKDQKAALDMQRRAGTTGVPVILINNKPIVGFDKPKINSLLNIK, encoded by the coding sequence ATGAGTACAACTGCACAACCAAAAGTTATAATGTTTACAACACCGACATGTAGTTTTTGTGTTTCCGCAAAAAGATATTTTAGGGAAAAGAACATAAAGTTTACTGAGGTAGACGTTTCAAAAGATCAAAAGGCAGCTTTAGATATGCAGAGGCGTGCCGGAACCACCGGAGTGCCGGTTATCTTAATAAACAATAAGCCAATAGTAGGATTTGATAAACCAAAAATTAATAGTTTGTTAAACATAAAATAA
- a CDS encoding co-chaperone GroES produces MKVKPMDDRVLVSLVEAETKTASGIIIPDTAKEKPTMGKVEAVGTDEELQKVLKVGDKVLFGKYGGEEISFDGKDYKIIQRSDILAIIES; encoded by the coding sequence ATGAAAGTTAAACCAATGGACGACAGAGTACTTGTTTCTTTAGTTGAAGCAGAAACAAAGACTGCATCGGGAATCATTATTCCTGATACAGCAAAAGAAAAACCAACTATGGGAAAAGTTGAAGCAGTAGGAACAGACGAAGAACTACAAAAAGTGTTAAAAGTCGGCGATAAAGTATTATTTGGAAAATACGGTGGCGAAGAAATTTCCTTTGATGGAAAAGATTATAAAATCATCCAAAGAAGCGACATTTTAGCTATAATCGAAAGTTAA